A region of Myxococcus stipitatus DSM 14675 DNA encodes the following proteins:
- the rsgA gene encoding ribosome small subunit-dependent GTPase A has product MSLESLGWGPELAQVFSRVVESSSLSLVPGRVVRQERGLLTVQTAERILLVRTAGRLLHNAPGAESLPTVGDWVALQLPSGAGDGMLHAVLPRKSLLMRRGVGREGSGQLIAANLDVVLLVAGLDSNFNPRRIERALAMAWSSGASPAVLLSKADLMEDALSAVQEVEALAPGVPVLALSAWTGEGLDAVRALLPPGKTGALLGSSGVGKSTLVNQLLGEERLATQPVRTEDDKGRHTTTNRELFLLPHGGLLIDGPGMRELGLLGDEEEGVQQTFTDILELADSCRFRDCGHQQEPGCAVRAAVQSGTLPQARLDSYEKLKRERAFHARQTNAAAQHEHRRFERDRTLVGWEVSRAKRRRD; this is encoded by the coding sequence GTGTCACTTGAATCCCTTGGTTGGGGGCCCGAGCTGGCCCAGGTTTTCTCTCGAGTCGTCGAGTCGTCGTCCCTCTCCCTCGTCCCCGGCCGCGTGGTGCGCCAGGAGCGCGGGCTTCTCACCGTCCAGACGGCGGAACGCATCCTGTTGGTGCGCACGGCCGGAAGGCTCCTCCACAACGCGCCCGGCGCCGAGTCGCTCCCCACCGTGGGCGACTGGGTCGCGCTGCAACTGCCCTCCGGCGCGGGGGACGGCATGCTGCACGCCGTGCTCCCCCGAAAGAGCCTGCTCATGCGCCGCGGCGTGGGCCGGGAGGGAAGTGGGCAGCTCATCGCGGCCAACCTGGACGTGGTGCTGCTGGTCGCCGGGCTGGATTCGAACTTCAATCCCCGCCGCATCGAACGCGCGCTGGCCATGGCGTGGAGCAGCGGCGCGTCCCCCGCGGTGCTGCTCTCCAAGGCGGACCTCATGGAGGACGCGCTCAGCGCCGTCCAGGAGGTGGAGGCGCTGGCCCCTGGCGTCCCCGTGCTCGCGTTGAGCGCGTGGACCGGCGAGGGGCTGGACGCGGTGCGGGCGCTGCTGCCCCCAGGCAAGACGGGCGCCCTGCTGGGCTCATCGGGCGTGGGCAAGTCCACCCTGGTCAACCAGCTCCTCGGCGAGGAGCGTCTGGCCACCCAGCCGGTCCGCACCGAGGATGACAAGGGGCGTCACACCACCACGAACCGGGAGCTGTTCCTGCTGCCGCATGGGGGGCTGCTCATCGACGGGCCCGGGATGCGGGAGCTGGGGCTCCTGGGAGACGAGGAGGAGGGGGTCCAGCAGACCTTCACGGACATCCTCGAGCTCGCCGACAGTTGCCGCTTCCGCGACTGCGGCCACCAGCAGGAGCCCGGCTGCGCCGTCCGCGCCGCTGTCCAGTCCGGCACACTCCCTCAAGCGCGCCTGGACAGCTACGAGAAGCTGAAGCGGGAGCGGGCCTTCCACGCCCGGCAGACGAATGCCGCGGCCCAGCACGAGCACCGCCGCTTCGAGCGGGACAGGACCTTGGTGGGTTGGGAAGTCTCGCGAGCCAAGCGACGCCGGGACTGA